The following proteins are encoded in a genomic region of Moorena sp. SIOASIH:
- a CDS encoding AAA-like domain-containing protein, with translation MGYAKLTSLQEWILYQAWEEKTYAEMAEDIHYGSEYLRRIASKLWLLLSKFFDKPITKGNFKPVLASIPLSPLHEERIEQYYQSLSQSRTFPIGVVPLSSAFYIKRPPVEEMAYQAIEQLGSLILIRSPKETGKTSLMLRIVDRAKSLGYRTVWINFAQAERGILSNLDRLLRWLCANLSNQLVLAKQLDDYWDEDIGSKASCSCFFQGHILESLEQPLVLAVDEVNRLLEHTETALDFFPLLRSWSEAAKHVRPWQKLRLVVAYSTEVDIPVTIADYLSNLGLPIELPQFNPQQIQQLAQLYRLDWLRGQASEKLMAMVGGHPKLVQLALYHLACENLSLEKLLEQAPTREGIYKDHLLLKLTRLRQNPELATFFNKVIQTDRGVELDSILINRLKNLGLITFDGNHVIPSSDLYRQYFLAQLKEA, from the coding sequence ATGGGGTACGCTAAATTGACTTCCCTTCAGGAATGGATTCTGTACCAAGCTTGGGAAGAAAAAACCTATGCCGAGATGGCGGAGGACATACACTACGGTAGTGAATATCTCAGGAGAATCGCTTCTAAGTTATGGCTATTGCTCAGCAAGTTTTTTGACAAACCAATTACCAAGGGCAACTTCAAACCAGTTTTAGCTAGCATTCCTCTGAGTCCTTTACACGAAGAGCGAATTGAGCAATATTACCAATCCTTGAGCCAATCCCGAACCTTTCCGATTGGAGTAGTCCCCCTGTCATCAGCCTTTTACATTAAACGTCCCCCTGTCGAAGAAATGGCTTACCAAGCCATTGAACAACTCGGAAGCCTAATCCTGATTAGATCCCCGAAAGAGACCGGTAAAACCTCTTTGATGCTGCGGATAGTAGACCGGGCAAAATCCCTGGGTTACAGAACAGTATGGATTAATTTTGCCCAAGCAGAAAGAGGGATTTTAAGTAATTTAGATCGGCTATTACGTTGGTTGTGTGCTAATCTATCTAATCAACTGGTGCTTGCCAAGCAACTGGATGACTATTGGGATGAGGACATCGGCAGTAAAGCAAGCTGTAGCTGTTTTTTTCAAGGACATATCTTAGAGTCCCTTGAACAGCCCCTAGTTTTGGCGGTGGATGAAGTGAATCGGCTGCTTGAGCATACCGAAACAGCTCTTGACTTTTTTCCTCTGTTGCGATCTTGGTCTGAGGCTGCCAAACACGTGAGACCTTGGCAAAAGCTACGGCTTGTGGTTGCTTACTCCACAGAAGTTGATATTCCTGTTACAATAGCTGACTATTTATCGAATTTAGGATTGCCGATTGAATTACCCCAGTTTAACCCTCAACAAATTCAGCAGTTAGCCCAGCTTTATCGACTCGATTGGTTGAGAGGTCAAGCTAGCGAGAAATTAATGGCTATGGTGGGGGGACATCCGAAATTAGTGCAGCTTGCTCTCTATCACTTGGCTTGCGAAAACCTTAGCCTAGAAAAACTTCTTGAGCAAGCACCTACCCGAGAAGGAATTTATAAGGATCATCTGCTGCTAAAATTAACTAGACTTAGGCAAAATCCTGAGTTAGCCACTTTCTTCAACAAGGTGATTCAAACCGATAGAGGTGTTGAGTTAGATTCAATCTTAATCAATAGATTAAAGAATCTAGGTTTGATAACCTTTGACGGAAATCACGTCATACCAAGTAGTGATTTATATCGTCAGTATTTCTTAGCACAGCTTAAGGAGGCGTGA
- a CDS encoding geranylgeranyl reductase family protein, which produces MFDCIIVGAGPAGGTAAYHLAKGGKSVVVLEKESLPRYKACSGAVSPQVQQWFDFDFTPAISLKAESVRYTWKMDDPVEVKLDTQEPVWMVQRDVFDHYLIQQAQKQGAEIRDNTAVTGVEFKGDHWQVNTVNGTVEGRYVIAADGATGPMAKWLGFKERKSRLALALEVPKSDTNSKEIHFDFGQVKNGFIWNIPKAEGYSIGLGSLRGGDLKDMEKIVKGYAEKSGLDLSSCKQHEGAICVWEGQEKLHTQNAVLAGEAACVVDPMTAEGIRPSMFSGMKAAEAIQQALAGQADALENYTQVMQQERGTDMSWAAKLAGAFYSFPGIGYKVGVKKPVATQIMLNILCGQLRYSEVVNRAMKRLNPLSGG; this is translated from the coding sequence ATGTTTGACTGCATAATCGTTGGTGCGGGACCGGCTGGTGGAACTGCTGCTTATCACCTGGCTAAAGGTGGAAAGTCTGTGGTGGTTCTAGAAAAAGAATCCTTACCCCGGTACAAGGCTTGTAGTGGGGCGGTTTCCCCACAAGTGCAACAGTGGTTTGATTTCGACTTTACACCTGCCATATCTCTGAAAGCTGAGAGTGTACGCTACACCTGGAAAATGGATGACCCAGTAGAAGTGAAACTGGACACTCAAGAACCGGTTTGGATGGTGCAACGGGATGTTTTCGATCACTATCTCATCCAACAAGCCCAAAAACAAGGTGCTGAAATTCGAGATAATACAGCAGTTACAGGGGTGGAGTTTAAGGGAGACCACTGGCAGGTAAACACTGTCAATGGGACTGTTGAAGGTCGCTACGTGATTGCGGCTGACGGTGCTACTGGACCGATGGCAAAATGGTTGGGATTCAAAGAACGTAAATCACGTCTGGCATTAGCCCTAGAGGTGCCCAAATCGGACACCAATAGTAAGGAGATCCATTTTGACTTTGGTCAGGTCAAAAATGGCTTTATCTGGAATATCCCTAAAGCCGAAGGTTATTCCATTGGTCTTGGCTCCTTACGGGGTGGTGACCTGAAAGACATGGAAAAGATAGTCAAAGGTTATGCGGAGAAATCCGGCTTAGACCTGAGTAGCTGTAAACAGCACGAAGGTGCCATCTGTGTCTGGGAAGGTCAGGAAAAGCTGCATACACAAAATGCTGTATTAGCTGGGGAAGCTGCTTGTGTGGTCGATCCCATGACTGCTGAGGGAATTCGACCCTCCATGTTCAGTGGCATGAAAGCAGCTGAGGCCATTCAACAAGCTTTGGCAGGTCAAGCTGATGCCTTAGAAAACTATACCCAGGTGATGCAGCAAGAACGGGGAACTGATATGAGTTGGGCTGCTAAGCTCGCTGGTGCGTTCTACAGCTTTCCCGGAATTGGGTACAAAGTCGGCGTTAAAAAACCCGTTGCTACTCAAATCATGCTCAACATTCTGTGTGGGCAATTACGCTACTCCGAAGTAGTAAATCGTGCCATGAAGCGCTTGAACCCATTAAGCGGGGGATAA
- a CDS encoding transposase, translating to MRSAYQYRLRLTKKQVAKIDKWLDMLRCQYNYLLADRLNGYEQNRCSINSCPLTCNLPHLRNNPDYFSQKKTLPELKKSRPWYADIHSQVLQDCVKRVDLSFKRLLKGDCNGNRSGKPRFKSKNRYRSFTFPSLPKDPISGKSLTLPKFGKVKVIYHRPIPDGFKVKTATITRKADGYYVTLSIQDDSVPNIIPIDSVANPVGIDMGLKSFLAKSDGTEVPIPQYYRKAQKRLKKIQKAVSRSKKGSNNIKKAILKLGKAHKKVADTRKNFHFKTAIDLLDNHDLVAHEKLNIKGLAKTRMAKSVLDAGWGQFLSILSVKAKNAGLITKAVNPRNTSQNCSNCGKKVPKKLKDRIHSCPHCGYVEDRDINAAKNILKLAVGHPVRSKACRASEPLGGVGKKPTLNLIRSV from the coding sequence ATGAGATCAGCCTATCAATACCGGTTACGCCTAACAAAAAAACAGGTAGCCAAAATCGACAAGTGGCTAGACATGTTGCGCTGTCAATATAATTACTTGCTAGCTGACAGGTTGAACGGGTATGAGCAAAATCGCTGTTCTATTAACTCTTGTCCGCTTACTTGTAATTTACCACATTTAAGGAATAACCCAGACTATTTTTCTCAGAAAAAGACACTCCCTGAATTAAAGAAAAGCAGACCGTGGTATGCTGACATACACTCTCAAGTCTTGCAAGACTGCGTAAAGAGGGTAGACCTGTCCTTTAAACGGTTACTAAAGGGAGATTGCAATGGGAATAGGAGCGGAAAACCAAGATTCAAGAGCAAAAACAGGTATCGCTCTTTTACTTTCCCCTCTTTGCCCAAAGACCCAATTAGTGGTAAGAGCCTGACCCTGCCAAAATTTGGGAAGGTGAAAGTGATATATCACCGACCTATACCTGATGGGTTCAAAGTAAAGACTGCCACGATTACCCGAAAAGCTGATGGTTACTACGTTACATTGTCGATTCAGGACGACTCTGTCCCAAATATTATCCCAATCGACAGTGTAGCCAATCCAGTTGGTATAGACATGGGTCTTAAGTCTTTCCTGGCCAAGTCTGATGGGACTGAAGTACCAATTCCTCAGTACTATAGAAAAGCTCAGAAGAGACTTAAGAAAATACAGAAAGCTGTTAGCCGTTCCAAGAAAGGAAGCAATAACATAAAAAAGGCAATTTTAAAACTGGGTAAAGCTCACAAAAAGGTAGCTGATACTAGGAAAAATTTTCATTTTAAGACGGCGATTGATCTGCTAGATAATCATGATCTAGTAGCTCATGAAAAGCTCAATATAAAAGGTCTGGCCAAGACCAGAATGGCGAAATCAGTTTTAGATGCTGGTTGGGGGCAATTTCTGTCTATCTTGTCAGTCAAAGCCAAAAATGCTGGACTGATAACAAAAGCAGTGAATCCTCGCAACACCAGTCAAAACTGTTCCAATTGTGGAAAAAAGGTTCCAAAGAAATTAAAAGACCGCATTCATTCCTGTCCTCATTGCGGTTATGTGGAGGATAGGGATATAAATGCGGCAAAGAATATATTAAAGTTGGCGGTGGGGCATCCCGTCCGAAGTAAAGCTTGTCGAGCATCCGAACCGTTAGGTGGAGTTGGCAAGAAGCCTACACTGAACCTGATCAGGTCAGTGTAG
- the pipX gene encoding transcriptional coactivator PipX gives MSSENYLNHPNFGLLFRVCIVEPQQELFTTIYAQRLFFLVKSTTNGIAFEPISRSEARLLVENRLRLLRRSGSSAEYDQLRIIHERTFQ, from the coding sequence ATGAGTTCTGAAAACTACCTCAATCACCCCAATTTTGGTCTACTGTTTCGGGTTTGCATTGTTGAACCACAACAAGAGTTGTTCACTACGATCTATGCCCAGAGACTTTTCTTTTTAGTGAAAAGTACTACCAATGGCATTGCCTTTGAGCCAATCAGTCGTTCTGAGGCTCGGCTGTTGGTAGAAAATCGCCTTCGCTTACTTAGGCGCAGTGGTTCATCGGCTGAATATGATCAGCTTCGAATTATCCACGAGCGAACCTTCCAATAA
- the iscB gene encoding RNA-guided endonuclease IscB, with protein MPNYVFVIDTNKQPLNPISPKKARRLLDKGKAAVFRMYPFTIILKTAIRQSRRCANANPTISPCQIKIDPGSKTTGFALVQNDQVIWAMELEHKGSLIKKKLESRSAVRRGRRNRNTRYRKPRFLNRRRPEGWIAPSLEHRVLTTETWVKRLIKFCPVNEIGIERVKFDTQKMQNPEVNGVEYQQGDLAGYEVREYLLEKWGRECAYCSKQNTPLQIEHIHPKSKGGSDRVSNLCLACEKCNQKKGNKPIEEFLKKKPDLLRKILAIAKQPLTDAAAVNTTRNKIVKVLKAIKPVVTGTGAQTKYNRTRLGLPKQHWIDAACVGDIKDLVLKTSQPLLVTCKGQGGRQKAALNKYGYPIRHNPLRPIKGWSTGDIARHQKLGIGKVTPRSKGSFGFTPLGAKGYKSCKPQDIFAVHRKDGYIYSFC; from the coding sequence ATGCCAAATTACGTATTTGTCATTGACACAAACAAACAGCCATTAAACCCCATATCCCCCAAAAAAGCACGACGTTTATTGGACAAAGGGAAAGCTGCGGTTTTTAGGATGTATCCATTTACGATCATCCTCAAGACTGCGATTCGGCAAAGCCGACGCTGCGCGAACGCAAATCCGACTATCTCGCCTTGTCAAATCAAGATAGATCCGGGTAGTAAGACCACTGGGTTTGCTCTAGTCCAAAACGACCAAGTCATTTGGGCAATGGAGTTAGAACACAAAGGATCACTCATTAAGAAAAAACTAGAATCTAGAAGCGCCGTTAGACGTGGGAGACGCAACCGTAACACCCGTTACAGAAAGCCAAGGTTCCTTAATCGTAGGCGTCCTGAAGGTTGGATTGCTCCTAGCTTAGAGCATAGAGTCTTGACTACTGAAACCTGGGTTAAACGACTAATCAAGTTTTGTCCAGTCAATGAGATTGGGATTGAACGAGTTAAGTTTGATACCCAAAAAATGCAGAATCCTGAAGTTAATGGCGTCGAGTACCAACAAGGGGATCTAGCCGGGTATGAAGTGAGGGAATATTTGCTTGAGAAATGGGGAAGGGAGTGTGCCTATTGTAGCAAGCAAAATACTCCCCTACAGATTGAGCATATCCACCCAAAATCTAAGGGTGGGAGCGACCGAGTTAGTAATCTTTGTCTGGCTTGCGAGAAATGCAATCAGAAAAAAGGAAATAAACCTATAGAGGAATTCCTAAAAAAGAAACCAGACTTGTTGCGGAAGATCCTAGCCATTGCCAAACAACCATTAACAGATGCAGCGGCAGTGAATACAACTCGGAACAAGATAGTCAAAGTTCTTAAAGCTATAAAACCTGTAGTTACTGGTACAGGTGCTCAGACAAAATACAACCGGACTAGGTTGGGATTACCTAAGCAGCATTGGATTGATGCCGCTTGTGTCGGAGACATCAAAGACTTGGTGCTAAAGACGTCTCAACCGCTACTAGTAACCTGCAAGGGACAAGGAGGCAGACAAAAGGCTGCACTCAATAAATATGGCTACCCCATCAGACACAACCCATTGAGGCCGATCAAGGGTTGGAGTACTGGCGATATTGCCAGACATCAAAAATTAGGGATAGGTAAAGTGACTCCCAGAAGCAAGGGCAGTTTTGGATTTACTCCATTAGGAGCGAAGGGCTACAAGAGTTGTAAACCTCAAGATATATTTGCCGTACACAGAAAAGATGGATATATTTACAGCTTTTGCTGA
- a CDS encoding cell division protein SepF, translating into MSGIFNKLRDFVGLNEPVEYEYEYEDMEGDAYPTPYPQEQPVQPPPEEERPTRRRSRERTTVSEAGVGPSPINNVIGMPGAANGISEVAVIEPRSFEEMPQVIQALRERKSVVLNLTIMDPDQAQRAVDFVAGGTYAIDGHQERIGESIFLFTPSCVQVSTQSGVIHEIPTPQVPNPRQTAPSPAWGSEPDQMAQ; encoded by the coding sequence ATGAGCGGTATTTTTAATAAGCTGCGCGATTTCGTCGGTCTGAATGAGCCAGTGGAATACGAATACGAATATGAAGATATGGAGGGGGATGCTTACCCAACTCCCTACCCACAAGAGCAACCGGTGCAACCGCCACCAGAGGAGGAACGTCCGACAAGACGTCGTTCTCGGGAGCGGACAACGGTATCAGAAGCAGGCGTAGGGCCATCTCCGATCAATAATGTGATTGGCATGCCTGGAGCAGCCAATGGGATTTCAGAGGTGGCAGTGATTGAACCTCGTTCGTTTGAAGAAATGCCCCAAGTGATTCAGGCACTGCGGGAACGGAAGTCGGTGGTCTTAAACCTGACTATCATGGATCCAGACCAAGCACAACGAGCGGTGGACTTTGTGGCTGGTGGGACTTACGCTATTGATGGTCATCAAGAGCGTATTGGTGAAAGTATTTTCTTGTTCACACCAAGCTGTGTTCAGGTAAGTACTCAGTCTGGTGTGATTCATGAGATACCTACTCCCCAAGTCCCTAATCCCCGTCAGACAGCTCCGTCACCAGCCTGGGGTTCTGAGCCAGATCAGATGGCTCAGTAA
- the tmk gene encoding dTMP kinase: protein MSGKLIVFEGVEGGGKTTQLQRCSNWLRAGGLQDCLGTVCSGNQTRPLVVTREPGGTLLGAKVRQLLLDRDSSPIHPRAELLLYAADRAEHVEELIKPQLVNGAIILCDRYTDSTIAYQGYGRGIDLKLIEQLNQIATGGLESDLTLWLDIDVEIGLERARQRGTVDRMEQADLAFHRRVQQGFQQLYQQNPDRIVRVDASYSEEEVHNAIQKILRERFS, encoded by the coding sequence TTGAGCGGTAAGCTAATTGTTTTCGAGGGAGTGGAAGGCGGTGGTAAAACTACCCAACTACAGCGATGCTCAAATTGGCTTCGAGCTGGTGGCTTACAAGACTGTCTAGGTACTGTTTGTTCGGGAAATCAAACAAGACCCCTTGTAGTCACAAGAGAACCGGGGGGAACATTATTAGGCGCTAAGGTTCGCCAACTGCTACTGGATAGAGATTCCTCACCCATTCACCCTCGGGCTGAACTTTTACTCTATGCTGCTGATCGGGCTGAACATGTTGAAGAGTTGATTAAGCCACAGTTGGTCAACGGAGCAATTATTTTATGCGATCGCTACACGGATTCCACAATTGCCTACCAGGGTTATGGGCGAGGTATTGACTTGAAATTGATTGAGCAGCTTAATCAAATTGCTACCGGTGGACTGGAAAGTGACCTCACCCTGTGGCTGGATATTGATGTCGAAATTGGTCTGGAACGGGCGCGACAGCGGGGAACCGTTGACCGCATGGAGCAAGCTGACTTAGCATTTCACCGACGAGTGCAGCAGGGATTTCAGCAGTTGTATCAACAAAATCCTGATCGGATTGTTCGGGTAGATGCTAGCTACAGTGAGGAGGAGGTGCATAATGCCATTCAGAAGATTTTGCGTGAACGGTTTAGCTGA
- the holB gene encoding DNA polymerase III subunit delta' yields the protein MVPGAFDYILGQDQAIALLHGAITTKRIAPAYLFAAPSGVGRSLVARAFIEQLFCQGIPADGQVSIKKRLIQGNHPDVLWVEPTYLHNGTLVTATEAVQKGIQRQAPPQIRLEQIREIARFLSNSPLEASRKVVVLEQAETMAEPAANGLLKTLEEPGNATLIVIAPSTESLLPTLVSRCQRIPFSRLGPETMTTVLRQTGHEQILQEPSVLAIAQGSPGEAIAAFEQLQAMPPKLLTQLTQLPHTSRQALELAKEIDKNLDTNTQLWLVKYLQHCYWQSHTQPDMIKKLEQARRYLLSYAQPRLVWEVTLLELSFLEESRIKDKL from the coding sequence ATGGTTCCAGGAGCGTTCGACTATATCCTAGGGCAAGACCAAGCGATCGCATTATTGCACGGAGCAATTACAACCAAGCGTATTGCCCCTGCCTACCTGTTTGCTGCTCCATCTGGGGTGGGGCGGAGTCTGGTAGCACGGGCTTTTATTGAACAGTTGTTTTGTCAAGGTATCCCAGCTGATGGGCAAGTCTCAATCAAAAAACGACTTATTCAGGGCAATCACCCGGATGTATTGTGGGTAGAGCCAACCTATCTGCATAATGGTACACTGGTTACTGCTACAGAAGCTGTCCAAAAAGGAATTCAGCGTCAGGCACCCCCCCAAATTCGGTTGGAACAAATTCGGGAAATTGCTCGGTTCCTGAGTAATTCTCCTCTAGAAGCATCGCGCAAGGTGGTGGTACTAGAGCAGGCAGAAACTATGGCAGAGCCAGCAGCCAATGGTTTGCTGAAGACTCTCGAAGAACCGGGAAATGCTACGTTGATTGTGATCGCACCTAGCACTGAGTCTTTGTTGCCGACCCTAGTGTCTCGCTGTCAGCGGATTCCATTTTCTCGGCTGGGGCCCGAAACTATGACAACAGTGCTGCGGCAAACCGGTCATGAACAGATTTTACAGGAACCATCAGTACTCGCCATTGCCCAGGGAAGTCCGGGGGAAGCGATCGCTGCTTTTGAACAACTCCAAGCTATGCCCCCAAAGTTACTCACCCAACTTACCCAGTTACCCCACACATCCCGTCAAGCGTTGGAACTGGCAAAGGAAATCGACAAAAACCTGGATACCAACACTCAGCTTTGGTTAGTGAAGTATTTACAACACTGCTACTGGCAATCACACACTCAACCAGACATGATTAAAAAGCTAGAGCAAGCTCGGCGATACCTGCTCAGTTATGCTCAGCCGCGATTAGTTTGGGAGGTAACCCTGTTGGAATTGAGTTTTCTTGAAGAATCAAGGATTAAGGATAAATTATAA
- a CDS encoding glycosyltransferase family 4 protein: MQKLILTIFYQFNPWHSSIGGIQTVIRSFIKYAPSEFEVRLVGTGDLASASGVWQEGELAGRAIQFMPLFPLEDDNVRRLIPTTIKYTTALLGRSLASDFMHFHRIEPSLAALNWSGEKTLFVHNDIAKQMNPATGNNGILWQRFSASYFALERLLVKQFSQIFSCNTESAKFYQQRYPAIANRVAYLKNTVDEEVFYALDQKEREQRRKALAQEHNLPEQTRFILFAGRLHPQKDPMLLIRAMAGLYIANVHLLIAGDGELKDELRAEICFLGLSKRVTMLGAVGQEKLADLYRVCSIFVLSSVYEGLPLTVLEALACGTPVVTTNCGETPKFLGADSGIVCKERTKVAIADALGTILHHPENYPASSCVRTAQPYSARTVVTSVYEQMLHRAHQRSL; this comes from the coding sequence ATGCAGAAACTAATTCTAACTATTTTCTATCAGTTTAATCCTTGGCATAGCAGCATTGGTGGGATTCAGACCGTCATCCGCTCCTTTATCAAATATGCTCCGAGTGAGTTCGAGGTGCGGTTGGTGGGAACAGGAGACCTGGCTTCAGCTTCCGGTGTATGGCAAGAAGGGGAACTAGCTGGTCGAGCCATTCAATTTATGCCCTTGTTTCCTCTCGAAGATGACAATGTTAGGCGCTTAATACCCACGACGATAAAGTATACGACTGCGTTGTTAGGTCGTTCCTTGGCATCGGATTTCATGCATTTTCATCGCATCGAACCTAGCTTAGCAGCCCTCAATTGGTCTGGAGAGAAGACGCTGTTTGTACACAATGACATTGCCAAGCAGATGAATCCTGCAACGGGTAATAATGGCATTCTTTGGCAGCGTTTTTCTGCAAGCTATTTTGCCCTCGAACGCTTACTGGTCAAGCAATTTAGCCAAATTTTTTCCTGCAATACTGAATCAGCTAAGTTTTATCAACAGCGTTATCCAGCGATCGCAAATCGTGTTGCTTACCTGAAAAACACCGTTGATGAGGAGGTGTTCTATGCCCTAGACCAAAAGGAACGAGAACAAAGACGCAAAGCTCTAGCACAGGAGCATAATTTGCCTGAACAGACCCGTTTTATCCTCTTCGCCGGTCGTCTGCATCCTCAAAAAGACCCGATGTTACTGATACGGGCAATGGCAGGTTTATATATTGCCAATGTTCACTTACTGATTGCTGGGGATGGGGAGTTAAAAGATGAACTCCGTGCTGAAATTTGCTTTCTTGGGTTGTCTAAGCGAGTGACTATGCTTGGAGCAGTAGGTCAGGAAAAACTAGCAGACTTATACCGTGTCTGTAGTATCTTTGTTTTGAGTAGCGTTTACGAGGGACTGCCCTTGACTGTCCTTGAGGCTCTCGCCTGTGGGACACCTGTAGTGACCACGAATTGTGGTGAAACCCCCAAATTTCTCGGTGCTGACAGTGGGATTGTTTGCAAGGAGCGTACCAAAGTTGCGATCGCAGATGCTTTGGGTACAATCCTGCACCATCCAGAGAATTATCCAGCCTCCTCCTGTGTGCGCACGGCTCAACCCTATAGTGCTCGCACAGTTGTCACGAGTGTTTATGAGCAAATGCTACACCGTGCTCACCAACGGTCTCTGTAA
- the proC gene encoding pyrroline-5-carboxylate reductase, with amino-acid sequence MPIKLGIIGGGVMGEALLSRLLAQQLYQPDQVLVSELLEQRRDGLAQKYGIRVTANNQAAAAASEVLLLAIKPQVFEAVAAELGMGRGDNGHSLGTLPMVISILAGVPLERLETAFASQPVIRAMPNTPATVGAGMTALAAGKWVSPDQMEQAKTIFRAVGEVVEIPEHLMDAVTGLSGSGPAYVAILVEALADGGVAAGLPRAIALQLALSTVLGTAQLLQETQMHPAQLKDRVTSPGGTTIAAIAKLEKAGFRSALIEAVLGSYQRSRELGG; translated from the coding sequence TTGCCTATAAAACTTGGCATAATTGGTGGCGGTGTCATGGGAGAAGCCCTCCTATCCCGTCTACTTGCCCAACAACTTTACCAGCCTGATCAGGTCTTGGTGAGTGAGCTGCTGGAGCAGCGGCGTGATGGTTTGGCGCAAAAATACGGCATAAGGGTCACTGCCAATAACCAAGCGGCAGCGGCAGCATCAGAGGTTTTGTTACTGGCAATTAAACCTCAGGTATTTGAAGCGGTAGCGGCAGAACTGGGAATGGGTAGAGGTGACAACGGTCACAGCTTAGGAACGTTGCCAATGGTGATTTCAATTCTAGCTGGAGTGCCTCTGGAACGACTGGAAACCGCTTTTGCCTCCCAGCCAGTGATCCGGGCAATGCCTAATACTCCTGCAACAGTTGGGGCGGGGATGACAGCGCTAGCGGCTGGAAAATGGGTTTCGCCTGATCAAATGGAGCAAGCAAAGACAATTTTTAGGGCTGTTGGTGAAGTAGTCGAGATTCCGGAACACCTGATGGATGCGGTGACCGGTTTATCTGGGTCAGGCCCAGCTTATGTGGCGATTTTGGTGGAAGCCCTAGCAGATGGGGGCGTAGCAGCTGGATTACCCAGAGCGATCGCATTGCAATTGGCACTCTCTACAGTATTGGGTACAGCCCAGCTATTGCAGGAAACTCAAATGCATCCAGCTCAATTGAAGGATAGGGTTACTAGTCCTGGGGGAACCACGATTGCTGCGATCGCTAAGTTGGAGAAGGCTGGTTTTCGCTCAGCTTTGATTGAGGCGGTTTTGGGGTCTTATCAGCGTTCTCGGGAGTTGGGGGGTTGA
- a CDS encoding peroxiredoxin, whose protein sequence is MTTTEGCLRVGQLAPDFTATAVFEQEFKTIKLSDYRGKYVVLFFYPLDFTFVCPTEITAFSDRFEEFKELGTEVLGVSVDSEFSHLAWIQTDRKDGGVGDLAYPLVSDIKKDISTDYNVLDPEAGIALRGLFIMDKEGIIQHATVNNLSFGRSVDETLRTLKAIQYVQAHPDEVCPAGWQPGDKTMNPDPVKSKVYFAAV, encoded by the coding sequence ATGACTACAACAGAAGGATGTCTCCGGGTAGGCCAACTGGCTCCCGACTTCACGGCCACTGCTGTATTCGAGCAAGAGTTCAAGACAATTAAACTGTCTGACTATCGTGGTAAATACGTCGTTCTGTTTTTCTATCCCCTAGACTTCACATTTGTTTGCCCTACTGAAATTACTGCATTTAGCGATCGCTTTGAAGAATTCAAAGAACTAGGCACCGAAGTCCTTGGCGTCTCTGTTGACAGTGAATTCTCTCACCTGGCTTGGATTCAGACTGACCGCAAGGATGGAGGTGTAGGCGATCTAGCTTATCCTCTGGTTTCTGATATCAAAAAAGACATCAGCACAGATTACAACGTTCTTGACCCGGAAGCTGGTATTGCCTTACGTGGTTTATTCATCATGGACAAGGAGGGCATAATCCAGCATGCTACTGTCAATAACCTCTCCTTTGGTCGTAGCGTTGACGAAACCCTGCGTACCTTGAAAGCGATTCAATACGTTCAAGCTCATCCCGATGAAGTTTGCCCAGCAGGGTGGCAACCAGGTGACAAAACTATGAACCCTGACCCTGTTAAATCAAAGGTTTACTTTGCTGCGGTATAA